Proteins from a genomic interval of Bifidobacterium longum subsp. infantis ATCC 15697 = JCM 1222 = DSM 20088:
- a CDS encoding adenylosuccinate synthase, which translates to MPGIVLIGAQWGDEGKGKATDLIGTKVDYVARFNGGNNAGHSVVVGDESYALHLLPSGIINPNLTPVIGNGVVVDPEVLFEEIDGLESRGIDCSHLKVSEAAHIIAPYHRTLDKVTERFLGKHKIGTTGRGIGPAYADKINRVGIRVHDLFNADHLHDKVEASLHQKNQMLVKLYNRRPIDVDQTTEELLKLGERLKPYVANTGLILNKALDEGKTVLFEGAQATMLDVDHGTYPFVTSSNPTAGGACTGTGVGPTKITRVIGVSKAYVTRVGEGPFPTELLDESGEWLRQQGHEFGVTTGRPRRCGWFDAVVNRYASQVNGLTDIVLTKLDVLTGLKEIPICVAYDVDGERHDDMPTDQAAFAAAKPIYETMPGWDEDISDCHSFDELPATCQAYVKRLEELSGCRISVIGTGPQRDHVIQINSLVD; encoded by the coding sequence ATGCCTGGAATTGTTCTTATTGGTGCTCAGTGGGGCGACGAGGGTAAAGGCAAGGCTACCGATCTGATCGGCACCAAGGTCGATTACGTCGCGCGCTTCAACGGCGGCAACAACGCGGGCCATAGCGTGGTGGTCGGCGATGAGTCGTACGCCCTGCACCTGCTGCCCTCCGGCATCATCAACCCGAACCTGACCCCGGTGATCGGCAACGGCGTGGTCGTGGACCCGGAAGTGCTCTTCGAGGAGATTGACGGCCTGGAATCCCGCGGCATCGATTGCTCCCACCTCAAGGTGAGCGAGGCCGCGCACATCATCGCGCCCTACCACCGCACACTCGACAAGGTGACTGAACGCTTCCTTGGCAAGCACAAGATCGGCACCACCGGCCGTGGCATCGGCCCAGCCTACGCGGACAAGATCAACCGTGTCGGCATCCGCGTGCATGACCTGTTCAACGCCGACCATCTGCACGACAAGGTGGAGGCCAGCCTGCACCAGAAGAACCAGATGCTGGTCAAGCTCTACAACCGTCGTCCGATCGACGTGGACCAGACCACCGAGGAGCTGCTGAAGCTCGGCGAACGCCTCAAGCCGTACGTGGCCAACACCGGCCTGATTCTCAACAAGGCGCTTGACGAAGGCAAGACCGTACTGTTTGAAGGCGCTCAGGCCACCATGCTTGACGTGGACCACGGCACCTACCCGTTCGTCACCTCTTCCAACCCGACCGCCGGCGGCGCCTGCACCGGCACCGGCGTGGGCCCCACCAAGATCACCCGCGTAATCGGCGTCTCCAAGGCCTACGTCACCCGCGTGGGCGAAGGCCCATTCCCCACCGAACTGCTGGACGAGTCCGGCGAATGGCTGCGTCAGCAGGGCCACGAATTCGGCGTGACCACCGGCCGCCCGCGTCGCTGTGGTTGGTTCGATGCAGTCGTCAACCGGTACGCCTCCCAGGTCAACGGCCTGACCGACATCGTGCTCACCAAGCTCGACGTGCTCACCGGCCTGAAGGAGATTCCGATCTGCGTGGCTTACGACGTGGACGGCGAACGTCACGACGATATGCCGACCGATCAGGCCGCTTTCGCCGCCGCCAAGCCGATTTACGAGACCATGCCCGGCTGGGATGAAGACATCTCCGACTGCCACTCCTTCGACGAGCTGCCCGCCACCTGCCAGGCCTACGTCAAGCGTTTGGAAGAGCTGAGCGGCTGCCGTATCTCCGTGATCGGCACCGGCCCACAGCGCGACCATGTCATCCAGATCAATTCGCTGGTCGACTGA
- a CDS encoding ClC family H(+)/Cl(-) exchange transporter: protein MTGNDAAHDIRRLIPRFDHLKWKMAAAGIVIGLVSGLLVVVYRLGIEYGTDASRWIYARIRETPWLIAPWVVAAVAAALAIAWMVGKEPMAGGSGIPQTNGVVICGLKMRWQTILPVRFVGGLLGALFGLSLGREGPSIQIGASGAQCVSHRLRGRRREDMQEHYLVTAGAAAGLSAAFSAPLSGMMFALEGVHRSFSPAILMGATAASLTADFVSKYCFGLRPVLDFGDIGQLSLEEYVWLIPLGLVAGLVGSLMNRSLLGFQTLYDKLPAWSRPMIAIAIALPVGIWLPDVLGGGSNLIDTAEHARVGLGMLCLLFVAKMLFTSTSFGSGAPGGIFMPILAVGSLAGGICGEVLHRFGNLPSDAVAVFAVCVMTGTLAASVKTPITSILLAVEMSGTLTHMLPVAAVAFIALLVSDLLRTKPIYGELLERYMRAQGMQMAIASHVGSGIMELPLEMGAIADGKRVRDVRWPSGCLIIGLRRGESEIVPRGDTRLRAGDYLVVLFSGEEEREVRTAMRRLCDARLD, encoded by the coding sequence TTGACTGGTAACGACGCGGCACATGATATCCGCCGGCTGATTCCGCGATTCGACCACTTGAAGTGGAAGATGGCGGCGGCCGGCATAGTCATTGGTCTGGTTTCAGGATTGCTGGTTGTCGTATACCGTCTCGGCATCGAATACGGCACGGATGCGTCCCGTTGGATATATGCGCGGATTCGCGAGACCCCGTGGCTGATTGCGCCGTGGGTGGTTGCCGCGGTGGCGGCCGCGCTGGCGATCGCGTGGATGGTCGGCAAGGAGCCGATGGCTGGTGGCAGCGGCATCCCGCAGACCAACGGCGTGGTGATATGCGGCTTGAAGATGCGTTGGCAGACGATTCTGCCAGTCCGTTTCGTCGGTGGACTGTTGGGCGCGTTGTTTGGTCTGTCGCTCGGCCGTGAGGGGCCGTCCATTCAGATTGGTGCGTCGGGCGCGCAGTGTGTGTCCCACCGTTTGCGCGGCCGCCGCCGTGAGGACATGCAGGAGCATTATCTGGTCACCGCCGGTGCCGCGGCCGGCTTGTCCGCCGCGTTCAGCGCGCCGCTGTCCGGCATGATGTTCGCTTTGGAAGGGGTGCATCGGAGTTTTTCCCCTGCGATTCTGATGGGCGCCACCGCCGCATCGCTGACCGCCGATTTCGTCTCAAAATACTGTTTCGGTCTGCGTCCGGTTTTGGATTTCGGTGATATCGGTCAGCTGTCGTTGGAAGAGTATGTGTGGCTGATTCCGTTGGGATTGGTGGCCGGTTTGGTTGGTTCGCTGATGAACCGCTCGTTGCTTGGCTTCCAGACGCTGTACGACAAACTGCCGGCATGGAGCCGCCCGATGATTGCGATTGCGATCGCGTTGCCTGTCGGCATCTGGTTGCCCGATGTGCTCGGCGGCGGCTCGAATCTGATTGATACCGCCGAACATGCGCGCGTCGGCTTGGGAATGCTGTGTCTGCTGTTCGTGGCGAAGATGCTGTTCACATCCACGAGTTTCGGCTCAGGCGCGCCTGGCGGTATTTTCATGCCGATTCTTGCGGTCGGTTCGTTGGCCGGCGGCATCTGCGGTGAAGTGTTGCATCGATTCGGTAATCTGCCATCCGACGCAGTGGCGGTGTTTGCGGTGTGCGTGATGACGGGCACGCTCGCCGCGTCCGTGAAAACGCCGATCACGTCGATTCTGTTGGCTGTGGAGATGTCTGGAACGTTGACGCACATGCTGCCGGTCGCGGCCGTCGCTTTCATCGCGCTGTTGGTGTCCGATTTGCTGCGCACCAAACCGATCTATGGGGAGTTGCTGGAGCGGTACATGCGCGCGCAAGGCATGCAGATGGCGATCGCAAGCCATGTGGGCAGCGGCATTATGGAACTGCCATTGGAAATGGGAGCGATTGCGGACGGCAAGCGGGTGCGTGACGTGCGTTGGCCGTCTGGGTGCCTGATCATCGGCCTGCGTCGCGGCGAAAGCGAGATCGTGCCGCGCGGCGATACACGGCTGCGTGCCGGCGACTATCTGGTGGTGCTGTTCAGTGGCGAGGAGGAGCGCGAGGTGCGAACTGCGATGCGGCGGCTGTGTGATGCCCGGCTTGACTGA
- a CDS encoding fluoride efflux transporter FluC: MSESAESDIQGAYVGAPCKLICVRKAAIAAQLVVARPMGGTTLSAGGQYRGSAMESQEQSPGDVVTAGEDSHPITQAIDAVEVTHAGATAPAANTMDPPTIPLAPMKRMQARFNPLADGLMYVVVFVGGFVGVGCRHALDMLLPSVSGTPFVVGTFVSNMVACFLFAMLTEFMATASWLRRRVRQVVSRGVGLGLLGGLSTMSGVMLETMEGLHERHIASALGYLAGNFAGGLLTAAAGVVLMQALLSRSTRKRVRGAFSAVSVSDSAESDTQGVRHVKVADVARSAAQAAMEAAQAAQQIAQTGQVPRVETPTVPPTAIQPMQTGRVPQIPPLAVPQLTQPSHPLLREPDTPDLGQLPEIQQSQPIQQPANPLPPSFEPKPITAEISLVADPTTGEVR; the protein is encoded by the coding sequence ATGTCCGAATCTGCGGAATCGGACATCCAGGGTGCATACGTTGGCGCTCCGTGTAAACTCATATGCGTTAGGAAGGCAGCAATCGCGGCCCAGCTCGTTGTTGCACGGCCTATGGGCGGAACAACGCTGTCCGCGGGAGGCCAGTACAGGGGGAGCGCAATGGAATCGCAAGAACAATCGCCGGGAGACGTGGTGACTGCGGGTGAGGACTCGCATCCCATCACGCAGGCAATCGACGCTGTTGAGGTGACGCATGCTGGTGCAACCGCGCCCGCCGCTAACACCATGGATCCGCCTACGATTCCCCTGGCACCGATGAAACGTATGCAGGCGCGGTTCAATCCGCTCGCCGACGGACTGATGTATGTTGTGGTGTTCGTCGGTGGATTTGTTGGAGTCGGCTGTCGGCATGCGTTGGATATGCTTCTGCCGTCGGTTAGCGGGACGCCGTTCGTTGTGGGCACGTTTGTGTCGAATATGGTCGCCTGCTTCCTGTTCGCGATGCTGACCGAATTCATGGCGACCGCTTCGTGGCTGCGTCGCCGGGTGCGGCAGGTTGTCAGCCGTGGCGTTGGGCTCGGCTTGCTCGGCGGGCTTTCGACGATGTCCGGCGTGATGCTGGAAACGATGGAAGGTCTGCACGAGCGGCATATCGCCAGTGCGCTTGGCTATCTTGCGGGAAATTTTGCAGGCGGTTTGCTCACTGCCGCCGCCGGCGTGGTTCTGATGCAGGCACTGCTGTCACGGAGTACTCGAAAGCGGGTTCGGGGTGCGTTTTCAGCTGTTTCCGTGTCCGATTCTGCCGAATCGGACACGCAGGGCGTACGCCATGTGAAAGTGGCCGACGTGGCGCGTTCTGCCGCGCAGGCCGCAATGGAAGCCGCGCAGGCGGCGCAGCAGATTGCACAGACGGGACAGGTTCCGCGAGTCGAAACGCCAACCGTGCCGCCGACTGCCATCCAGCCTATGCAGACAGGCCGCGTTCCGCAGATTCCTCCGCTGGCCGTTCCTCAGCTGACACAGCCATCGCATCCGTTGTTGCGCGAGCCGGATACTCCAGACTTGGGGCAGCTGCCCGAGATTCAGCAGTCGCAGCCAATCCAGCAGCCGGCCAACCCGCTTCCACCCAGCTTCGAGCCCAAACCGATCACTGCGGAGATTTCGCTTGTCGCCGACCCGACTACCGGGGAGGTGCGCTGA
- a CDS encoding fluoride efflux transporter FluC, protein MMWMICLFGGLGAMARYVLDVSIQQGWNRENRRTNRNFPLSTLVINGVASLCAGIAMMSYYSQSVDMDTVMMFVVGFLGGFSTFSTALNEVVSLIRQRRFTLALGYGIATVAVPLICVAAGFGIALIANPA, encoded by the coding sequence ATGATGTGGATGATCTGTCTGTTCGGCGGTCTGGGAGCCATGGCCCGTTACGTGCTCGACGTGTCAATTCAACAAGGCTGGAACCGCGAGAATCGAAGAACGAACCGCAACTTCCCGCTATCCACGCTCGTCATCAACGGCGTCGCCTCGCTATGCGCGGGCATCGCCATGATGTCCTACTATTCGCAATCGGTGGATATGGACACGGTCATGATGTTCGTTGTCGGATTTCTCGGTGGTTTCTCAACATTCTCCACGGCGCTCAACGAAGTGGTTTCATTGATTCGCCAGCGTCGTTTTACGCTGGCTCTGGGCTATGGAATAGCAACCGTCGCGGTGCCTCTCATTTGTGTGGCCGCCGGTTTCGGCATTGCGCTGATTGCCAATCCGGCGTAA
- a CDS encoding LacI family DNA-binding transcriptional regulator, with the protein MVGMRDVAKKAGVSLSTVSLVVNGNGYVSDDMRERVRKAMQLLNYVPNELARNLYHDRTNLVGVIVPTIRHPFFATFTAHLQHALAAQGLRTMLCSTADEADGEIQYVDMLRRHMMDGIVMCAHTSHPGDYWTSIHRPIVAFDRVLGDGISSIGSDHEQGGRLIAQMLIRNGTKHVVMIGGPRDQFFDLAARGEVEEGPFDLGKTTFPTVRYYLTLEQELTSAGVKYEYVEAGEVMDFAGYHRAVSNALDKVTTDGVDAVVSSDIGASFCVREALSRGIPIPDELQIVAYDGTYLTDLAGMKLTAVAQDFSAIAQSAADHIVQAIANEEVAAANASRRNIPKPFEPNVLIPMTLVPGDTTR; encoded by the coding sequence ATGGTCGGCATGCGCGATGTGGCGAAGAAGGCCGGGGTGTCTCTGAGCACCGTCTCGCTGGTGGTGAACGGCAACGGGTACGTGTCTGATGACATGCGCGAACGTGTGCGCAAAGCCATGCAACTGCTCAATTATGTGCCGAACGAGCTTGCCCGCAATCTGTATCATGATCGCACGAATCTGGTCGGCGTCATCGTGCCCACCATCCGCCACCCGTTCTTTGCGACGTTTACCGCACATCTGCAGCATGCGCTCGCCGCGCAAGGATTACGCACTATGTTGTGCTCTACCGCAGATGAGGCGGACGGCGAAATCCAGTATGTCGACATGTTGCGTCGGCACATGATGGACGGCATCGTCATGTGTGCGCACACTTCGCATCCCGGCGATTATTGGACGTCGATTCATCGCCCGATCGTCGCGTTCGACCGTGTGCTTGGAGACGGTATTTCGTCGATTGGATCCGACCACGAGCAGGGTGGGCGATTGATTGCGCAGATGCTGATCCGCAATGGTACCAAACATGTGGTGATGATTGGCGGTCCGCGAGATCAATTCTTCGATTTGGCTGCGCGCGGAGAAGTCGAGGAAGGACCGTTCGATTTGGGAAAGACCACGTTCCCGACGGTGCGCTATTACCTCACGTTGGAACAGGAATTGACCTCCGCAGGCGTGAAATACGAGTACGTTGAAGCTGGCGAAGTGATGGATTTTGCCGGCTATCATCGTGCGGTCAGCAATGCGCTCGACAAGGTGACGACCGACGGCGTCGATGCCGTGGTCAGTTCCGATATTGGCGCGTCGTTCTGCGTGCGCGAAGCGTTGAGCCGCGGAATTCCCATTCCTGACGAGCTGCAGATCGTTGCCTACGATGGTACGTATTTGACTGATTTGGCCGGCATGAAGCTGACCGCGGTCGCGCAGGATTTCTCGGCGATCGCACAGTCGGCGGCCGACCATATCGTGCAGGCTATTGCCAATGAGGAAGTGGCTGCGGCTAACGCTTCACGCAGGAACATCCCCAAGCCGTTCGAGCCGAATGTGCTTATTCCCATGACGCTGGTGCCAGGCGATACCACGCGTTGA
- the gtfA gene encoding sucrose phosphorylase, with product MKNKVQLIAYADRLGDGTLSSMTDILRTRFDGVYDGVHILPFFTPFDGADAGFDPIDHTKVDPRLGSWDDVAELSKTHGIMVDAIVNHMSWESKQFQDVLEKGEESEYYPMFLTMSSVFPNGATEEDLAGIYRPRPGLPFTHYKFAGKTRLVWVSFTPQQVDIDTDSDKGWEYLMSIFDQMAASHVSYIRLDAVGYGAKEAGTSCFMTPKTFKLISRLREEGVKRGLEILIEVHSYYKKQVEIASKVDRVYDFALPPLLLHSLFTGHVEPVVHWTEIRPNNAVTVLDTHDGIGVIDIGSDQLDRSLKGLVPDEDVDSLVNTIHANTHGESQAATGAAASNLDLYQVNSTYYSALGCNDQHYLAARAVQFFLPGVPQVYYVGALAGRNDMELLRKTNNGRDINRHYYSTAEIDENLERPVVKALNALAKFRNELPAFNGEFSYEADGDTSITFRWIAADGKTKAALIFEPGRGLGTDNTTPVASLAWTDAAGDHETDDLLSNPPIVDID from the coding sequence ATGAAAAACAAAGTGCAGCTCATTGCTTACGCCGATCGTCTCGGCGATGGCACTCTTAGCTCGATGACCGACATCCTGCGCACCCGCTTCGACGGCGTGTATGACGGCGTGCATATCCTGCCGTTCTTCACTCCGTTCGATGGTGCGGATGCAGGCTTCGACCCGATCGACCACACCAAAGTCGACCCGCGTCTCGGCAGCTGGGACGACGTCGCTGAACTTTCCAAGACCCACGGCATCATGGTCGATGCCATCGTCAACCACATGAGCTGGGAATCCAAGCAGTTCCAAGACGTGCTTGAAAAAGGTGAGGAATCCGAGTATTACCCGATGTTTCTGACCATGAGCTCCGTCTTCCCGAACGGCGCCACCGAAGAGGATCTGGCCGGCATTTACCGCCCGCGCCCGGGCCTGCCGTTCACCCACTACAAGTTCGCCGGCAAGACCCGCCTGGTCTGGGTCAGCTTCACCCCGCAGCAGGTGGACATCGACACCGATTCCGACAAGGGCTGGGAATACCTCATGTCCATCTTCGATCAGATGGCCGCATCCCACGTCAGCTACATCCGTCTCGACGCCGTGGGCTACGGCGCCAAGGAGGCCGGCACCAGCTGCTTCATGACCCCCAAGACCTTTAAGCTCATCTCACGCCTACGCGAGGAAGGCGTCAAGCGAGGCCTCGAAATTCTCATTGAGGTGCATAGCTACTACAAGAAGCAGGTTGAAATCGCCTCCAAGGTGGACCGCGTCTACGACTTCGCCCTGCCTCCGCTGCTCCTGCACTCGCTGTTCACCGGTCACGTGGAACCCGTGGTCCACTGGACCGAAATCCGCCCGAACAACGCCGTCACCGTGCTCGATACGCACGACGGCATCGGCGTGATCGACATCGGCTCCGATCAGCTCGACCGCAGCCTCAAGGGCCTCGTGCCCGACGAGGACGTCGATAGTCTGGTCAACACCATCCACGCCAACACCCACGGCGAATCCCAGGCCGCCACCGGTGCCGCCGCCAGCAACCTCGACCTCTATCAGGTCAACAGCACGTACTACTCCGCGCTCGGCTGCAACGACCAGCACTATCTGGCCGCCCGCGCAGTCCAGTTCTTCCTGCCCGGAGTGCCGCAGGTCTACTACGTGGGCGCGCTCGCCGGCCGCAACGACATGGAACTGCTGCGCAAGACCAACAACGGCCGTGACATCAATCGCCATTACTACTCCACCGCCGAAATCGACGAAAACCTCGAGCGCCCGGTGGTGAAGGCCCTGAACGCCCTGGCCAAGTTCCGCAACGAACTGCCTGCATTCAATGGCGAGTTCAGCTACGAAGCCGACGGCGACACATCCATCACCTTCCGCTGGATCGCTGCCGACGGCAAGACCAAGGCCGCCCTCATCTTCGAGCCCGGCCGCGGACTCGGCACGGATAACACCACTCCGGTCGCCAGCCTCGCCTGGACCGATGCCGCCGGTGACCACGAGACTGATGATCTGCTGAGCAACCCGCCGATTGTCGATATCGACTAA
- a CDS encoding MFS transporter, producing the protein MLEPYVRPGIDDRPDLDKALSPEDKDAVARLAIKDRRRPPEASADQPEAQAVRLAAAGSSAAAAAAASVDAPAPDLSSAYLDMRDPMVAANGQRPTTGQVSRLNWGFFAASILVGAPWIALNTIAMPNAVARLFGYDTASAISVTINPSTGRPLPVATDLVVPLAVLVVVGVVASMFAMPLVSALSDRTRIPLGRRTPWMVAGGVLCALITLVLGQNTGLVVLCFFWALMQFAYAMISVPLASAISERVPDKFRPRIERWHGIGVMLGQALGVCMGALGVMFDSFTPFAYTAVLFAVSGILTVIMLPKEPSSQEQPHQRFESSQVFDQLRPPAHAPAFARVFAARVCMMTGVGLTGVFLWYLVRFWVYGKAVVFTSAPLTIPAGLLIAGMAAATLIGAALASWAAGPISEKIEERNIATTAVVAASCLLYAIGVAVAWGLGVWSTGTARENGMLLFALISGFAFGVYDALGLELVMNALPDPRNAGHDLGIYALSNSVGLALAAIIGALLVNAFEHSFGYYLLFPSAIVMVLLAGIVTLAAESAQ; encoded by the coding sequence ATGTTGGAACCGTACGTGCGCCCGGGTATTGACGACCGCCCGGATCTCGACAAGGCATTGAGTCCCGAAGACAAGGATGCCGTGGCCCGACTGGCCATCAAAGATCGTCGGCGTCCTCCCGAGGCATCCGCCGATCAGCCCGAGGCCCAGGCCGTGCGTCTGGCGGCCGCCGGTTCGTCGGCTGCTGCCGCTGCCGCGGCCAGCGTGGATGCCCCTGCGCCTGATCTGTCGTCTGCATATCTCGATATGCGCGATCCGATGGTCGCCGCCAATGGTCAGCGACCCACCACGGGCCAGGTATCCCGTCTCAACTGGGGGTTCTTCGCCGCTTCCATTCTGGTCGGCGCACCTTGGATAGCATTGAATACCATCGCCATGCCCAACGCGGTGGCTCGTCTGTTCGGCTACGACACCGCTTCTGCCATATCGGTCACCATCAATCCGTCCACCGGCCGTCCGCTGCCCGTCGCCACTGACTTGGTGGTGCCTCTGGCCGTGCTGGTGGTCGTTGGCGTGGTGGCCTCCATGTTCGCGATGCCCTTGGTCTCCGCGCTGTCCGACCGCACACGTATTCCTCTGGGCCGCCGTACCCCGTGGATGGTGGCGGGTGGCGTGCTGTGCGCGCTGATCACGCTGGTTCTGGGGCAGAACACAGGCCTCGTAGTGCTGTGTTTCTTCTGGGCGCTCATGCAGTTTGCCTATGCGATGATTTCCGTGCCGTTGGCCAGCGCCATCAGCGAACGGGTTCCGGACAAATTCCGTCCGCGCATTGAGCGCTGGCACGGTATCGGCGTGATGCTTGGCCAAGCGCTTGGTGTATGCATGGGTGCGCTCGGCGTGATGTTCGACTCCTTCACGCCGTTTGCCTACACCGCCGTGCTGTTTGCGGTTTCCGGCATCCTGACCGTGATCATGCTGCCCAAGGAGCCTTCCAGCCAGGAGCAGCCACATCAACGATTCGAGTCGAGCCAGGTGTTTGACCAGCTGCGTCCGCCGGCACATGCGCCTGCATTCGCCCGTGTGTTCGCCGCTCGCGTGTGCATGATGACGGGCGTTGGACTGACCGGGGTCTTTCTGTGGTATCTCGTGCGCTTTTGGGTGTATGGCAAGGCTGTGGTGTTCACTTCCGCGCCATTGACCATTCCCGCGGGCCTCCTCATCGCCGGCATGGCCGCGGCAACGCTCATCGGTGCTGCGCTCGCGTCCTGGGCCGCTGGGCCGATCTCCGAGAAGATCGAGGAACGGAACATCGCCACCACTGCAGTGGTGGCGGCATCCTGCCTGCTGTATGCCATCGGCGTGGCGGTGGCATGGGGGCTCGGCGTCTGGTCCACCGGCACGGCACGCGAAAACGGCATGCTGCTCTTCGCGCTGATCTCCGGATTCGCCTTCGGCGTCTACGATGCGTTAGGCCTTGAACTGGTAATGAATGCCCTACCCGACCCGCGCAACGCCGGTCATGATCTCGGCATCTATGCACTGTCCAATTCGGTCGGACTGGCGCTCGCCGCCATCATCGGCGCGCTACTGGTGAACGCCTTCGAGCACAGCTTCGGCTATTACCTGCTCTTCCCGTCCGCCATCGTCATGGTGCTGCTGGCCGGAATCGTCACCCTCGCCGCCGAGTCCGCGCAATGA
- a CDS encoding MFS transporter, whose translation MTAAVEETGLGQAAGKAATLVRDSVKTVIAASMVGTAIEFYDFYAYGTAAANYFPHIFFSAKDNPTVALLMSLLTFAIAFIARPLGSLIFGHFGDRMGRKTTLVVSLMTMGVGTFLIGCLPTYDQVGVGAVAILCLLRFIQGIGLGGEWSGAALVATENAPEDKRALYGSFPELGAPIGFFLSNGTYFVLESFNNQDAMLAWGWRVPFLLSAILVIVGLVVRVHMEETPIFRMAQEQKKVVKSPLTEVFRKSWRQVLQATFLVAVTYTLFYTLATWSLAWGTKEQGEGGGGLGFTNQEYLLMLMISICVFALFIVLSCLYADKIGRKRVLTFSSCALVVFAVLFPFLLDGGLVGQKNFLANMVFLCVGFALMGVAFGPIGAFLPELFEANVRYSGSGIGYNLAAIVGAAFVPTIATWLSSHWGVHSVGLYLAVMAVCCLVSVLTCRETKDADFTK comes from the coding sequence ATGACTGCAGCAGTCGAAGAGACTGGCTTAGGGCAGGCGGCAGGTAAAGCCGCTACCTTGGTACGCGATTCGGTCAAGACCGTGATCGCCGCATCGATGGTCGGTACCGCCATCGAATTCTATGACTTCTACGCCTACGGCACCGCCGCGGCAAACTACTTCCCGCACATCTTCTTCTCCGCGAAGGACAACCCCACCGTCGCACTGCTGATGAGCTTGCTGACCTTCGCCATCGCCTTCATCGCCCGCCCGCTGGGCTCGCTGATCTTCGGCCACTTCGGCGATCGCATGGGCCGCAAGACCACGCTGGTCGTGAGCCTCATGACCATGGGTGTCGGCACCTTCCTGATTGGCTGCCTGCCCACCTACGATCAGGTCGGCGTTGGTGCAGTCGCCATCCTCTGCCTCCTGCGCTTCATCCAGGGCATCGGCCTGGGCGGCGAATGGTCCGGCGCGGCACTGGTCGCCACCGAGAACGCGCCTGAAGACAAGCGCGCACTGTACGGCTCCTTCCCGGAGCTGGGCGCGCCGATCGGCTTCTTCCTGTCCAACGGCACCTACTTCGTGCTCGAATCCTTCAACAATCAGGACGCGATGCTGGCTTGGGGCTGGCGTGTGCCGTTCCTGCTGTCCGCCATCCTGGTGATCGTCGGCCTCGTGGTTCGCGTTCACATGGAGGAGACCCCGATCTTCCGTATGGCTCAGGAGCAGAAGAAGGTCGTCAAGTCCCCGCTGACCGAGGTCTTCCGCAAGTCCTGGCGTCAGGTGCTGCAGGCCACCTTCCTCGTGGCCGTGACCTACACGCTGTTCTACACGCTCGCCACCTGGTCCCTCGCTTGGGGCACCAAGGAGCAGGGCGAAGGCGGCGGCGGCCTTGGCTTCACCAACCAGGAATACCTGCTCATGCTCATGATCTCCATCTGCGTGTTCGCCCTGTTCATCGTGCTGTCCTGCCTGTACGCGGACAAGATCGGCCGCAAGCGCGTGCTGACCTTCTCCTCCTGCGCACTCGTCGTGTTCGCCGTGCTCTTCCCGTTCCTGCTGGACGGTGGTCTGGTCGGGCAGAAGAACTTCCTCGCCAACATGGTGTTCCTGTGCGTTGGCTTTGCCCTGATGGGCGTCGCCTTCGGCCCGATCGGCGCGTTCCTGCCTGAACTGTTCGAGGCGAACGTGCGCTACTCCGGCTCCGGCATCGGCTACAATCTGGCCGCCATCGTCGGCGCGGCGTTCGTGCCGACCATCGCCACTTGGCTGAGCTCCCACTGGGGCGTCCACTCCGTGGGCCTCTACCTCGCCGTGATGGCCGTGTGCTGCCTGGTGTCGGTCCTGACCTGCCGTGAGACGAAGGACGCTGACTTTACCAAGTGA